One Setaria viridis chromosome 5, Setaria_viridis_v4.0, whole genome shotgun sequence genomic region harbors:
- the LOC117859222 gene encoding phospholipase A1 EG1, chloroplastic/mitochondrial, translating into MASTATIQPRCSLHQATSTRHRKPCRARVAAAATVCTATMAAAAERTCAPAAAVARTSTRRTASIASMWRQVQGSHDWDGLLQPLHPVVRDEVARYGELVGACYKVLDVDPSSPRHMCCKHDKESVLEEAGAAGAGYEVTRYIYATPDVAGPPSTSGRSSWVGYVAVSTDEMTLRLGRRDVLVSLRGTVTQAEWAANLMSALEPARLDDARGAHPGVKVESGFLNLYTSSADKAACRSSVGGMGSCRDQLLREVSRLVTSFSKDHPDEDMSVTLAGHSMGSALAMLLGYDLAELGLNRDASGRRVPVTVFSYGGPRVGNAAFKDRCDELGVKVLRVANVRDPVTMLPGAILNEGTRGFLAGWAGDCYTHVGVELAMDFLRLRDPASVHDLGAYVSSIKAETCGKAPNAAADGGRGGVLARAMEFVEGQRAAASAWKDAALQMGGLVQTLGMI; encoded by the coding sequence ATGGCATCCACAGCCACTATCCAACCGCGATGCTCCCTTCACCAGGCCACGAGCACCCGCCATCGTAAACCGTGCCGCGCtcgagtcgccgccgccgccacagtgTGCACGGCgacgatggccgccgccgccgagaggacgtgcgcgccggccgccgcggtggcgagGACAAGCACGCGGAGGACGGCGTCCATTGCGAGCATGTGGAGGCAGGTCCAGGGGTCCCACGACTGGGACGGCCTGCTCCAGCCGCTGCACCCCGTGGTGCGCGACGAGGTGGCGCGCTacggcgagctcgtcggcgccTGCTACAAGGTCCTGGACGTGGacccgtcgtcgccgcggcACATGTGCTGCAAGCACGACAAGGAGAGCGTTCTCGAGGAGGCCGGTGCGGCCGGGGCAGGGTACGAGGTGACGCGGTACATCTACGCCACGCCCGACGTCGCCGGGCCGCCGTCCACAAGCGGCCGCTCCAGCTGGGTCGGGTACGTCGCCGTGTCCACCGACGAGATGACACTGCGGCTCGGCCGGCGCGACGTCCTCGTCTCCCTCCGCGGCACGGTGACGCAGGCGGAGTGGGCGGCCAACCTCATGAGCGCGCTCGAGCCGGCGCGCCTCGACGACGCGCGCGGCGCGCACCCGGGCGTCAAGGTCGAGTCGGGCTTCCTCAACCTCTACACCTCCTCGGCCGACAAGGCGGCGTGCCGGTCCTCCGTCGGCGGCATGGGGAGCTGCCGGGACCAGCTCCTCCGCGAGGTGTCCCGCCTCGTCACGTCCTTCTCCAAGGACCACCCCGACGAGGACATGAGCGTCACCCTGGCTGGCCACAGCATGGGCAGCGCCCTCGCGATGCTGCTCGGCTACGACCTCGCCGAGCTCGGCCTCAACCGCGACGCGTCCGggcgccgcgtgcccgtcaccGTCTTCTCCTACGGCGGGCCCCGTGTCGGCAACGCGGCGTTCAAGGACCGGTGCGACGAGCTCGGCGTGAAGGTGCTGCGCGTCGCCAACGTCCGCGACCCGGTGACCATGCTCCCGGGTGCCATCCTCAACGAGGGCACGAGGGGATTCctcgccggctgggccggcgacTGCTACACGCACGTCGGCGTGGAGCTGGCCATGGACTTCCTCCGCCTCCGGGACCCGGCGAGCGTGCATGACCTCGGCGCGTACGTGTCGTCGATCAAGGCGGAAACTTGCGGCAAGGCGCCGAatgcggcggcggacggcggccgaggcggcgttCTCGCCAGGGCGATGGAGTTCGTCGAGGGAcagcgcgccgccgcgtccgcgtgGAAGGATGCCGCCCTGCAAATGGGCGGCTTGGTGCAGACGCTGGGCATGATCTGA